The proteins below are encoded in one region of Paenarthrobacter ilicis:
- a CDS encoding aminotransferase class I/II-fold pyridoxal phosphate-dependent enzyme, whose translation MTHETLDAGATLPAEAIDAIERAATAAHPHEELFSARAANIKQSAVRDVFDISMQPGLVSLAGGNPYLQSLPLEKLGETAAQIIANHGMTALQYGGGQGTEELRTQICAIMAAEGIMDAQPDNVIITAGSQSAQDVATKVFCNPGDVVLVENPTYVGALNTFEAYQVQVEPIEMDDDGLVPELLEARIAALQADGKNIKFLYTIPNFNNPSGITLAQERRQRIVDICRNANILVLEDNPYGLLRFDGQPIDPMRAANPDDVIYLGSFSKIFAPGLRIGWALVPAHLQRRFYLASEAVTLCPPPLNQMLVSAYLRDYDWKGQIDTYRGLYAERCAALLAALAEYMPQGLTWTRPDGGFFVWVTLPEGVDTYPLLGKAIDAGVVFIPGAAFTPTDGPSNKLRLAFSAVPPDTITEGVRRLAPVLAEAIKATNEGAAQ comes from the coding sequence GTGACCCACGAAACATTGGATGCCGGCGCAACGTTGCCCGCAGAAGCCATCGACGCCATTGAGCGGGCCGCCACGGCTGCCCACCCGCACGAGGAACTGTTCTCCGCGCGGGCTGCCAACATCAAGCAGTCTGCCGTCCGGGACGTGTTTGATATCTCCATGCAGCCCGGCCTGGTCTCCCTCGCCGGAGGCAACCCGTACCTGCAGTCCCTGCCCCTGGAAAAGCTCGGAGAAACGGCTGCGCAGATCATCGCCAACCACGGCATGACGGCATTGCAGTACGGCGGCGGGCAGGGCACGGAAGAACTCCGCACCCAGATCTGCGCGATCATGGCCGCCGAGGGAATCATGGACGCCCAGCCTGACAACGTCATCATCACCGCCGGATCCCAGTCGGCTCAGGATGTCGCCACCAAGGTGTTCTGCAATCCCGGCGACGTTGTCCTGGTGGAAAACCCCACCTATGTGGGTGCGCTGAACACGTTCGAGGCGTACCAGGTGCAGGTGGAACCAATCGAGATGGACGACGACGGCCTGGTGCCCGAGCTTCTGGAGGCCCGGATCGCGGCACTCCAGGCAGACGGCAAGAACATCAAGTTCCTCTACACGATCCCCAACTTCAACAACCCCTCCGGCATCACGCTGGCACAGGAGCGCCGGCAGCGGATCGTCGATATATGCCGGAACGCGAATATTCTGGTTCTTGAAGACAACCCCTACGGACTGCTGAGGTTTGACGGTCAGCCCATCGACCCCATGCGCGCTGCCAATCCGGACGATGTGATCTACCTGGGCTCGTTCTCCAAGATTTTTGCTCCGGGACTTCGCATTGGTTGGGCCTTGGTTCCAGCCCACCTGCAGCGGCGCTTCTACCTTGCCTCCGAGGCCGTAACACTCTGCCCGCCGCCCCTGAACCAGATGCTCGTCTCTGCCTACCTCCGCGACTACGACTGGAAGGGGCAGATCGACACCTATAGGGGGCTGTATGCCGAACGCTGCGCGGCCCTGTTGGCGGCCTTGGCGGAGTACATGCCCCAGGGCCTCACTTGGACGCGCCCGGACGGTGGGTTCTTTGTGTGGGTCACCCTCCCCGAGGGCGTGGACACGTACCCGCTGCTGGGTAAAGCCATCGATGCGGGCGTGGTTTTCATTCCCGGAGCCGCGTTCACTCCAACCGACGGCCCATCCAACAAACTCAGGTTGGCTTTCAGCGCGGTACCCCCGGATACGATTACCGAAGGCGTACGCCGTTTGGCCCCTGTCCTGGCAGAAGCCATCAAAGCCACCAATGAAGGAGCAGCGCAATGA